Proteins encoded in a region of the Pieris brassicae chromosome 3, ilPieBrab1.1, whole genome shotgun sequence genome:
- the LOC123707105 gene encoding arginase, hepatic isoform X1 — protein MNNLKVFVRGMSQMKKWEPLKQVGVVGVPFEKGQKKYGVSIAPAAMRSAGLIEQLKEIDGLNVKDYGDIEIPACHENANVDNMAYLSLVSACNKSLSSKVTQVLKDGRLAVTIGGDHSIGVGTVDGHFNVNEDMILIWVDAHADINTNKTSESGSVHGMPVALLVKELSDYWPYLPTMDWQVPKFSIKNLGYIGLRSVDHYERLAIEKYHVPTFAMEDIEDHGIAKSINHILHLLDPENKKPIHVSFDIDSLDALEAPSTGTSVRGGLTLREAIKLMEIIHSTGRLRALDLVEINPAIGNDSDRKRTIEAGLCILKAALGFSRRGTTPRGVSDLPVQTHHN, from the exons atgaataatttaaaggtTTTCGTGAGGGGAATGTCACAAATGAAGAAGTGGGAACCTTTAAAACAAGTGGGTGTAGTTGGAGTGCCTTTCGAGAAAGGTCAGAAAAAGTATGGTGTTAGTATTGCTCCTGCTGCAATGAGGTCTGCGGGACTTATAGAGCAACTTAAGGAAATAg ATGGCCTCAACGTCAAAGACTATGGAGATATAGAAATACCAGCGTGTCACGAAAACGCTAATGTCGATAACATGGCGTACCTCTCGCTTGTGTCCGCTTGTAACAAGAGCTTGTCTAGCAAAGTGACACAAGTACTTAAAGATGGAAGACTCGCTGTAACCATCGGTGGAGACCATTCTATAGGAGTAG gcACCGTGGATGGGCACTTTAATGTGAACGAAGATATGATCCTGATATGGGTGGACGCGCACGCAGACATCAATACAAACAAAACGTCAGAGTCAGGTTCAGTCCACGGCATGCCTGTGGCGTTGCTCGTCAAGGAACTTTCAGACTATTGGCCTTATCTGCCTACTATGGATTGGCAGGTtccaaa ATTTTCGATTAAAAACCTGGGTTACATCGGTCTGAGGTCTGTAGATCACTACGAAAGATTGGCCATTGAAAAATATCACGTGCCTACATTTGCAATGGAGGATATAGAAGA CCATGGGATagcaaaatcaataaatcacaTTCTTCACTTATTGGACCcagaaaacaaaaaaccaATACATGTCAGCTTCGATATAGATTCATTAGACGCATTGGAAGCACCGAGCACTGGAACCTCAG TGAGGGGAGGCCTAACGTTACGGGAAGCGATCAAACTGATGGAGATTATTCACTCGACGGGCCGTTTGAGGGCACTGGACCTCGTTGAAATAAATCCGGCAATTGGAAATGACTCTGATAGAAAAAGGACAATTGAAGCCGGACTATGTATTTTGAAGGCTGCTCTCGGATTTTCCAGACGAGGAACGACTCCGCGTGGAGTGTCCGATTTGCCCGTACAAACGCACCATAATTAA
- the LOC123707105 gene encoding arginase, hepatic isoform X2 encodes MSQMKKWEPLKQVGVVGVPFEKGQKKYGVSIAPAAMRSAGLIEQLKEIDGLNVKDYGDIEIPACHENANVDNMAYLSLVSACNKSLSSKVTQVLKDGRLAVTIGGDHSIGVGTVDGHFNVNEDMILIWVDAHADINTNKTSESGSVHGMPVALLVKELSDYWPYLPTMDWQVPKFSIKNLGYIGLRSVDHYERLAIEKYHVPTFAMEDIEDHGIAKSINHILHLLDPENKKPIHVSFDIDSLDALEAPSTGTSVRGGLTLREAIKLMEIIHSTGRLRALDLVEINPAIGNDSDRKRTIEAGLCILKAALGFSRRGTTPRGVSDLPVQTHHN; translated from the exons ATGTCACAAATGAAGAAGTGGGAACCTTTAAAACAAGTGGGTGTAGTTGGAGTGCCTTTCGAGAAAGGTCAGAAAAAGTATGGTGTTAGTATTGCTCCTGCTGCAATGAGGTCTGCGGGACTTATAGAGCAACTTAAGGAAATAg ATGGCCTCAACGTCAAAGACTATGGAGATATAGAAATACCAGCGTGTCACGAAAACGCTAATGTCGATAACATGGCGTACCTCTCGCTTGTGTCCGCTTGTAACAAGAGCTTGTCTAGCAAAGTGACACAAGTACTTAAAGATGGAAGACTCGCTGTAACCATCGGTGGAGACCATTCTATAGGAGTAG gcACCGTGGATGGGCACTTTAATGTGAACGAAGATATGATCCTGATATGGGTGGACGCGCACGCAGACATCAATACAAACAAAACGTCAGAGTCAGGTTCAGTCCACGGCATGCCTGTGGCGTTGCTCGTCAAGGAACTTTCAGACTATTGGCCTTATCTGCCTACTATGGATTGGCAGGTtccaaa ATTTTCGATTAAAAACCTGGGTTACATCGGTCTGAGGTCTGTAGATCACTACGAAAGATTGGCCATTGAAAAATATCACGTGCCTACATTTGCAATGGAGGATATAGAAGA CCATGGGATagcaaaatcaataaatcacaTTCTTCACTTATTGGACCcagaaaacaaaaaaccaATACATGTCAGCTTCGATATAGATTCATTAGACGCATTGGAAGCACCGAGCACTGGAACCTCAG TGAGGGGAGGCCTAACGTTACGGGAAGCGATCAAACTGATGGAGATTATTCACTCGACGGGCCGTTTGAGGGCACTGGACCTCGTTGAAATAAATCCGGCAATTGGAAATGACTCTGATAGAAAAAGGACAATTGAAGCCGGACTATGTATTTTGAAGGCTGCTCTCGGATTTTCCAGACGAGGAACGACTCCGCGTGGAGTGTCCGATTTGCCCGTACAAACGCACCATAATTAA